The following proteins come from a genomic window of Tenebrio molitor chromosome 9, icTenMoli1.1, whole genome shotgun sequence:
- the LOC138138406 gene encoding sodium-independent sulfate anion transporter-like isoform X1 produces MGIERNLMKDRDQGSSSGGVYGTYAIADIDQSDQLKGNDFIRIIDNTKCFAQSGTDECWMKKTVRKLCTKKVLYQRLPILSWLPKYDKSCAVGDLVAGITVGLTVVPQSLAYANIAGLPPQQGLYTAFLGSFIYIVLGSCKDVPMGPTSIASLLTYQSVKDKGPHHAILLCFLTGIVQLLLGFFGLGFLIDFVSGPVLSGFTSAAALMIGSSQIKDLLGIKATGTTFVEMWTHIVYNIGETSLWDAVLGGVSIALLLILKVVTNLKIGPSIEPKKWHVVVNTLFWLVGTSRNVILVVVAGLVGYHFASNAEPPFRVMGDIPPGLPTPRPPPFGFTETKNGTVVDVWEMISDLGSGIIVVPLIAILEDISICKAFANGKTVDGTQELIAIGASNLANSFMQAFPGSGSLSRGAINHSSGVKTPLGGLYTGVLVILALLFFTPCFYYIPKAALSAIIITAILFMVEVKAIKPIWKTKKIDVIPALATFVACLAVSLQTGILIGLLIDFMFILYHAARPKISLKKLTSREGIEYLMLTPDRCLMFPSAVYVRNLVTKYSIQQQIPVVIDCSHIYGADYTSATVIEALTRDFGARHQELLFYNLKPSVSSVFEGLSPKGFVAYYNEEEIDELLKNYWLEGYRF; encoded by the exons ATGGGGATAGAAAGAAACTTGATGAAAGATCGCGACCAGGGTAGCTCAAGCGGTGGCGTCTACGGGACTTACGCGATTGCCGACATCGACCAATCAGATCAGCTTAAAGGAAACGATTTTATTCGTA TCATCGACAACACAAAGTGTTTCGCACAATCTGGTACGGATGAGTGTTGGATGAAGAAAACAGTCCGAAAGCTGTGTACCAAGAAGGTGCTGTACCAGAGACTTCCGATTTTGAGTTGGCTCCCGAAATATGATAAAAGCTGTGCTGTTGGCGATTTGGTGGCGGGAATCACAGTTGGGTTAACGGTGGTACCGCAGTCGCTGGCCTATGCGAATATTGCAGGCTTGCCGCCTCAACAGGGCTTGTACACAGCGTTTCTAGGCTCTTTCATTTACATCGTGTTGGGGAGCTGCAAAGATGTCCCAATGGGACCCACCTCAATCGCCTCCCTTCTAACCTACCAGTCTGTCAAAGACAAGGGACCGCACCACGCAATTTTATTGTGCTTTCTGACAGGGATAGTACAATTATTGTTGGGGTTTTTTGGTCTAG GTTTTTTgatcgacttcgtctcggggCCGGTTTTGTCAGGATTCACTTCGGCAGCGGCTCTCATGATTGGGAGCTCACAAATTAAGGATCTGCTAGGGATCAAGGCTACAGGAACGACTTTCGTGGAGATGTGGACGCACATAGTTTACAACATCGGGGAGACGAGCTTGTGGGATGCGGTTCTAGGGGGCGTCAGTATCGCACTTTTGTTGATACTCAAG GttgttacaaatttaaaaatcggaCCTTCAATCGAACCGAAGAAGTGGCACGTCGTGGTCAACACTTTGTTCTGGCTGGTGGGTACTTCGCGCAATGTTATTCTGGTAGTGGTCGCTGGGCTCGTTGGTTATCACTTTGCTTCAAACGCAGAACCACCGTTCAGGGTCATGGGAGATATCCCACCAGGCTTGCCAACACCACGACCTCCTCCGTTCGGCTTCACCGAAACCAAAAACGGTACCGTTGTGGACGTCTGGGAGATGATATCCGACCTTGGCTCAGGGATAATCGTGGTACCTCTGATCGCCATCCTTGAAGATATTTCCATTTGCAAAGCTTTCG CGAACGGAAAAACTGTGGATGGTACCCAAGAACTGATCGCGATTGGGGCGTCCAATCTGGCGAACTCCTTCATGCAAGCGTTTCCAGGTTCTGGCAGTTTGTCCAGAGGCGCCATCAATCACTCGAGCGGCGTCAAAACTCCACTGGGTGGTCTCTACACTGGCGTCCTCGTCATCCTCGCCCTCTTGTTCTTCACCCCTTGTTTCTACTACATCCCCAAAGCTGCCCTGTCGGCGATAATAATCACGGCGATACTCTTCATGGTCGAGGTCAAAGCAATCAAACCAATATGGAAAACCAAAA AAATCGACGTGATCCCGGCTTTGGCCACCTTCGTAGCGTGCTTAGCTGTGTCTTTGCAAACTGGAATCTTGATCGGTCTCTTGATCGACTTCATGTTTATTCTGTACCACGCCGCCAGACCCAAAATCTCCCTGAAGAAACTCACT AGCCGCGAAGGAATCGAGTATTTGATGTTGACTCCCGATCGCTGTCTCATGTTCCCTTCGGCGGTCTACGTGCGGAACCTGGTCACCAAGTACTCGATCCAGCAGCAGATTCCTGTCGTTATCGACTGTTCGCACATCTATGGAGCCGACTACACCTCCGCTACTGTTATAGAGGCTCTAACACGTGACTTCGGTGCTCGCCACCAGGAACTACTCTTCTACAATCTCAAACCAAGCGTGAGTTCAGTGTTCGAGGGTTTGTCGCCTAAGGGGTTCGTGGCTTACTACAATGAAGAGGAAATAGATGAACTGCTGAAGAACTACTGGTTGGAAGGGTACAGGTTTTAA
- the LOC138138406 gene encoding sodium-independent sulfate anion transporter-like isoform X2, producing the protein MGIERNLMKDRDQGSSSGGVYGTYAIADIDQSDQLKGNDFILIDNTKCFAQSGTDECWMKKTVRKLCTKKVLYQRLPILSWLPKYDKSCAVGDLVAGITVGLTVVPQSLAYANIAGLPPQQGLYTAFLGSFIYIVLGSCKDVPMGPTSIASLLTYQSVKDKGPHHAILLCFLTGIVQLLLGFFGLGFLIDFVSGPVLSGFTSAAALMIGSSQIKDLLGIKATGTTFVEMWTHIVYNIGETSLWDAVLGGVSIALLLILKVVTNLKIGPSIEPKKWHVVVNTLFWLVGTSRNVILVVVAGLVGYHFASNAEPPFRVMGDIPPGLPTPRPPPFGFTETKNGTVVDVWEMISDLGSGIIVVPLIAILEDISICKAFANGKTVDGTQELIAIGASNLANSFMQAFPGSGSLSRGAINHSSGVKTPLGGLYTGVLVILALLFFTPCFYYIPKAALSAIIITAILFMVEVKAIKPIWKTKKIDVIPALATFVACLAVSLQTGILIGLLIDFMFILYHAARPKISLKKLTSREGIEYLMLTPDRCLMFPSAVYVRNLVTKYSIQQQIPVVIDCSHIYGADYTSATVIEALTRDFGARHQELLFYNLKPSVSSVFEGLSPKGFVAYYNEEEIDELLKNYWLEGYRF; encoded by the exons ATGGGGATAGAAAGAAACTTGATGAAAGATCGCGACCAGGGTAGCTCAAGCGGTGGCGTCTACGGGACTTACGCGATTGCCGACATCGACCAATCAGATCAGCTTAAAGGAAACGATTTTATTC TCATCGACAACACAAAGTGTTTCGCACAATCTGGTACGGATGAGTGTTGGATGAAGAAAACAGTCCGAAAGCTGTGTACCAAGAAGGTGCTGTACCAGAGACTTCCGATTTTGAGTTGGCTCCCGAAATATGATAAAAGCTGTGCTGTTGGCGATTTGGTGGCGGGAATCACAGTTGGGTTAACGGTGGTACCGCAGTCGCTGGCCTATGCGAATATTGCAGGCTTGCCGCCTCAACAGGGCTTGTACACAGCGTTTCTAGGCTCTTTCATTTACATCGTGTTGGGGAGCTGCAAAGATGTCCCAATGGGACCCACCTCAATCGCCTCCCTTCTAACCTACCAGTCTGTCAAAGACAAGGGACCGCACCACGCAATTTTATTGTGCTTTCTGACAGGGATAGTACAATTATTGTTGGGGTTTTTTGGTCTAG GTTTTTTgatcgacttcgtctcggggCCGGTTTTGTCAGGATTCACTTCGGCAGCGGCTCTCATGATTGGGAGCTCACAAATTAAGGATCTGCTAGGGATCAAGGCTACAGGAACGACTTTCGTGGAGATGTGGACGCACATAGTTTACAACATCGGGGAGACGAGCTTGTGGGATGCGGTTCTAGGGGGCGTCAGTATCGCACTTTTGTTGATACTCAAG GttgttacaaatttaaaaatcggaCCTTCAATCGAACCGAAGAAGTGGCACGTCGTGGTCAACACTTTGTTCTGGCTGGTGGGTACTTCGCGCAATGTTATTCTGGTAGTGGTCGCTGGGCTCGTTGGTTATCACTTTGCTTCAAACGCAGAACCACCGTTCAGGGTCATGGGAGATATCCCACCAGGCTTGCCAACACCACGACCTCCTCCGTTCGGCTTCACCGAAACCAAAAACGGTACCGTTGTGGACGTCTGGGAGATGATATCCGACCTTGGCTCAGGGATAATCGTGGTACCTCTGATCGCCATCCTTGAAGATATTTCCATTTGCAAAGCTTTCG CGAACGGAAAAACTGTGGATGGTACCCAAGAACTGATCGCGATTGGGGCGTCCAATCTGGCGAACTCCTTCATGCAAGCGTTTCCAGGTTCTGGCAGTTTGTCCAGAGGCGCCATCAATCACTCGAGCGGCGTCAAAACTCCACTGGGTGGTCTCTACACTGGCGTCCTCGTCATCCTCGCCCTCTTGTTCTTCACCCCTTGTTTCTACTACATCCCCAAAGCTGCCCTGTCGGCGATAATAATCACGGCGATACTCTTCATGGTCGAGGTCAAAGCAATCAAACCAATATGGAAAACCAAAA AAATCGACGTGATCCCGGCTTTGGCCACCTTCGTAGCGTGCTTAGCTGTGTCTTTGCAAACTGGAATCTTGATCGGTCTCTTGATCGACTTCATGTTTATTCTGTACCACGCCGCCAGACCCAAAATCTCCCTGAAGAAACTCACT AGCCGCGAAGGAATCGAGTATTTGATGTTGACTCCCGATCGCTGTCTCATGTTCCCTTCGGCGGTCTACGTGCGGAACCTGGTCACCAAGTACTCGATCCAGCAGCAGATTCCTGTCGTTATCGACTGTTCGCACATCTATGGAGCCGACTACACCTCCGCTACTGTTATAGAGGCTCTAACACGTGACTTCGGTGCTCGCCACCAGGAACTACTCTTCTACAATCTCAAACCAAGCGTGAGTTCAGTGTTCGAGGGTTTGTCGCCTAAGGGGTTCGTGGCTTACTACAATGAAGAGGAAATAGATGAACTGCTGAAGAACTACTGGTTGGAAGGGTACAGGTTTTAA
- the LOC138138405 gene encoding sodium-independent sulfate anion transporter-like produces MHLENDNHRFMNIMKTERDLQGEGGGGTLGNLSTSTTSVDIDRLDQFKGSNDFILVEENNRSSATQAIKSWAKRKVNSACTRKMLHRRVPILNWLPKYDSSCAVGDLVAGITVGLTVIPQALAYSNIAGLPAQYGLYSSFLGCFVYIIFGSCKDVPMGPTAIAALLTYQAVNSKGPAHAILLCFLTGILQVLMGFFGLGFLIDFVSGPVSSGFTSAVALIIITSQIKDVLGISASGATFVDTWRSLFKDIHNTRTWDTVFGVACIAVLLIMRLITKVKVGPSDTDTPPSKFHTVVNKFFWLIGTSRNAILVVVCGFIGYSFCANGEPPFRVIGYVPPGLPTVQPPPFSHTTNNNGTVESEDLLDMMADLSSGIIVIPLIGLLEDIAICKAFANGKAVDATQELIAVGLSNIANSFVQGFPGAGSLSRSAVNNSSGVRTPLGGLYTGILVILALLFFTPYFYYIPKSTLAAIIIAAVIFMVEVKVVKPMWRTKKSDLIPGVATFIACLVLPLEYGILIGIGINLMFILYHAARPKISVEKLTSHEGVEYLMLTPDRCLIFPSVDYVRNLVTKHSIRQGIPVVIDCSHIYGADYTAATVIEILTQDFAARDQPLFFYNLKPSVSSVFEGLSPKEFVVYYNHEDIDELLRNKSCIKKQILNV; encoded by the exons ATGCATCTGGAAAACGACAACCACCGATTCAT GAACATCATGAAGACCGAAAGAGACCTGCAGGGCGAGGGTGGCGGAGGCACCTTGGGAAACCTCAGCACCTCCACCACGAGCGTCGACATCGACAGGCTCGACCAGTTCAAAGGCAGCAACGATTTCATCC TGGTCGAAGAGAACAACAGGTCTTCGGCGACGCAAGCCATCAAGTCTTGGGCGAAGAGGAAAGTTAACAGCGCTTGCACCAGAAAGATGCTGCACAGGAGAGTACCGATTCTGAACTGGCTGCCAAAATACGACAGCAGCTGTGCTGTTGGGGATTTGGTGGCGGGAATAACAGTCGGGTTGACTGTCATCCCTCAAGCTTTGGCGTACTCCAACATCGCGGGACTCCCAGCGCAATACGGCTTGTACAGCTCGTTTTTGGGCTGCTTCGTCTACATTATCTTCGGCAGCTGCAAAGATGTCCCGATGGGGCCCACGGCGATCGCGGCCTTGCTCACCTACCAAGCTGTGAACAGCAAAGGACCAGCACACGCGATTCTCTTGTGTTTCCTCACAGGAATTCTACAAGTCTTGATGGGGTTCTTCGGATTGG GATTTTTGATCGATTTCGTGTCTGGGCCGGTTTCGTCAGGATTTACATCTGCAGTCGCTTTGATTATAATCACTTCCCAAATAAAAGACGTGCTGGGGATTAGCGCGTCAGGAGCGACGTTCGTGGACACCTGGAGAAGTCTCTTCAAGGACATTCATAACACGCGCACGTGGGACACCGTTTTCGGAGTCGCCTGTATAGCAGTCTTGCTGATCATGAGA CtcatcacaaaagtgaaagtTGGACCTTCAGACACGGACACTCCCCCAAGTAAATTCCACACTGTGGTTAACAAATTCTTTTGGCTGATTGGTACTTCCCGAAATGCGATTCTAGTGGTGGTTTGTGGTTTCATTGGTTACTCGTTTTGTGCGAATGGCGAGCCGCCATTCAGAGTGATCGGGTACGTTCCTCCCGGTCTCCCCACAGTCCAACCCCCTCCCTTCAGCCACACCACCAACAACAACGGTACCGTCGAAAGTGAAGACTTGCTGGACATGATGGCCGACCTCAGCTCTGGAATCATCGTGATTCCTCTGATCGGGCTTCTGGAAGACATCGCGATTTGCAAAGCTTTTG CCAATGGAAAAGCAGTAGACGCCACGCAGGAACTGATAGCAGTGGGGTTGTCAAACATCGCAAACTCGTTCGTACAAGGGTTCCCAGGAGCAGGTTCTTTGTCAAGGAGCGCTGTTAATAACTCTAGCGGCGTGAGGACCCCGCTGGGAGGTCTCTACACCGGCATCCTCGTCATTCTCGCTCTCTTGTTCTTCACGCCGTACTTCTACTACATCCCGAAGTCCACTCTGGCGGCTATCATAATCGCAGCTGTGATCTTCATGGTCGAGGTCAAAGTGGTCAAACCGATGTGGAGGACCAAAA AAAGCGACTTGATTCCCGGCGTGGCCACCTTCATCGCCTGCTTGGTGTTGCCTCTCGAGTACGGCATCCTCATCGGCATTGGAATCAATTTGATGTTTATTCTGTACCACGCAGCACGCCCCAAAATCTCCGTGGAGAAACTAACG AGTCACGAAGGTGTGGAGTACTTGATGCTGACTCCTGACCGCTGCTTGATCTTCCCTTCAGTCGACTACGTCAGAAATTTGGTCACCAAACACTCGATAAGACAAGGGATTCCGGTGGTGATCGACTGTTCGCACATCTACGGAGCCGACTACACCGCCGCCACCGTCATAGAGATCCTAACGCAGGACTTCGCCGCTCGAGATCAACCCTTGTTCTTCTATAATCTCAAACCGAGCGTCAGTTCCGTCTTCGAAGGGTTGTCCCCGAAAGAGTTCGTGGTCTACTATAACCACGAAGACATCGACGAGCTCTTGAGGAACAAGTCGTGCATCAAGAAGCAAATCCTGAACGTATAA